From the bacterium genome, one window contains:
- a CDS encoding GNAT family N-acetyltransferase, with protein MALAPRGTGGTGDDAAEALRFVVAPAEPRHFRRARVIVQQDPAVCVHVASTIPPAGAGEGIARHWAILEGGRTIGLVQQYRGFTWAVERPRRGDPRLGPAVADLIARAAFAPTEVCFGPEGEVRDVLDALRLRGLDLVELRRQEMMSCPAPLEPPESPPGFQLRAGTRRDLPWLLRAHAAMCLEDLGVDQVARNPDGYAHYFEGLARRRRVFVGELDGERVFKCEIAQESDASWLIEGVYTVPAVRGRRLATVAMAWLCGLAAAKRRLPCLYVHRRNEAAIRVYQRVGFQIVAPWATAIVGRETRRPHAALEY; from the coding sequence GTGGCTCTCGCGCCGCGCGGAACCGGGGGGACGGGGGACGACGCCGCTGAAGCGCTGAGGTTCGTCGTCGCCCCCGCCGAGCCGCGGCACTTCCGCCGCGCGCGGGTCATCGTTCAGCAAGATCCCGCCGTCTGCGTCCACGTGGCCTCGACGATCCCGCCGGCCGGCGCCGGCGAAGGGATCGCCCGCCACTGGGCCATCCTCGAGGGAGGCCGGACGATCGGCCTCGTCCAGCAGTACCGCGGCTTCACGTGGGCGGTCGAGCGGCCGCGCCGCGGGGATCCGCGCCTCGGCCCCGCCGTCGCCGACCTGATCGCCCGCGCCGCCTTCGCCCCGACGGAGGTCTGCTTCGGCCCGGAGGGGGAGGTCCGCGACGTCCTCGACGCGCTGCGCCTGCGCGGCCTCGATCTCGTCGAGCTCCGCCGGCAGGAAATGATGTCCTGCCCCGCGCCGCTCGAACCGCCCGAGTCGCCACCGGGGTTCCAACTGCGCGCCGGAACGAGGCGCGATCTCCCCTGGCTGCTCCGCGCCCACGCGGCGATGTGCCTCGAGGACCTCGGCGTGGACCAGGTCGCCCGCAATCCGGACGGCTACGCGCATTACTTCGAGGGGCTGGCCCGGCGGCGGCGGGTCTTCGTCGGCGAGCTCGACGGCGAGCGGGTCTTCAAGTGCGAGATCGCGCAGGAGAGCGACGCCTCGTGGCTGATCGAAGGGGTCTACACCGTCCCCGCGGTCCGCGGGCGGCGGCTGGCCACGGTCGCCATGGCCTGGCTCTGCGGGCTCGCCGCGGCGAAGCGGCGGCTCCCCTGCCTCTACGTCCACCGCCGCAACGAGGCGGCGATCCGCGTCTACCAGCGGGTCGGCTTCCAGATCGTCGCCCCCTGGGCGACGGCGATCGTCGGCCGCGAGACGCGCCGTCCGCACGCCGCGCTGGAATATTGA